The Euphorbia lathyris chromosome 8, ddEupLath1.1, whole genome shotgun sequence genome has a window encoding:
- the LOC136202173 gene encoding uncharacterized protein yields MEPQQRSRIDLAELKARIVKKTGVERFKKYFYYLNRFLSQKLTKSDFDKSCFRLLGRENLPLHNQLIRSILKNACQAKTAPPVNDVCPTKPVVQLSKCSPAAREDGVEHSGSLLPNQNQNVSIWSNGVIPMFPRKVRSRIRGRKPRDRPSPLGPTGKVDSGSHQLIGAVECGSKVITDNGKMPPCDYERQVQHLQAVAVAVAEPSEYKRKRSAAAEWPSKRPRTQSKDQTVFVEGGEEAEQAKHLSFSSRPLLAPLGIPMCSASVGGEECGSKVITDNGKMPQCDYQRPVQHLQAVADPSEYEKGSSAAERPSKRPRTQSKDQIVFVEEDVEEEEQAQHLSFSSRPLLAPLRIPLCSASVGGARKAQPVATSSNFGSYYESGELSDSETLRKRMEQIAALQGIGGGVSMECANTLNNVLDIYLKRLIRSCVHLVGARSPHDPRKSQTNSGTAEVMHEQRPRRSISKLDFKAAMELNPQQLGGNWPLLLEKISMHAFED; encoded by the coding sequence ATGGAACCTCAACAAAGATCCAGAATTGATTTGGCTGAATTGAAAGCTCGCATAGTGAAGAAGACTGGGGTTGAGCGGTTCAAGAAGTACTTCTATTACTTGAATAGGTTTTTGAGTCAGAAGCTGACCAAGAGTGACTTTGATAAGTCATGTTTTCGGTTGCTCGGAAGGGAGAATCTTCCATTGCACAATCAGTTGATCCGTTCCATTTTGAAGAACGCGTGTCAGGCCAAGACAGCTCCGCCGGTCAATGACGTGTGCCCCACGAAACCGGTAGTTCAACTGTCCAAATGTTCTCCTGCTGCTCGAGAAGATGGGGTTGAACATAGTGGATCTCTTCTTCCCAATCAGAATCAGAATGTGTCTATTTGGTCAAATGGAGTTATACCGATGTTCCCACGAAAGGTTAGGTCACGTATACGTGGTCGTAAGCCCAGAGACCGACCTAGCCCCCTTGGGCCAACAGGGAAAGTTGATTCTGGCTCACACCAATTGATTGGTGCTGTAGAGTGTGGCAGTAAAGTAATAACAGATAATGGAAAGATGCCTCCATGTGATTATGAGAGGCAAGTGCAacatcttcaagctgttgcagTAGCTGTTGCTGAGCCATCTGAGTACAAAAGGAAAAGGTCAGCAGCAGCTGAATGGCCCTCTAAAAGACCTCGGACGCAGAGCAAAGATCAGACTGTATTTGTGGAAGGCGGGGAAGAGGCGGAACAAGCAAAACACTTGAGTTTCTCTAGTAGGCCACTACTTGCCCCGCTCGGAATTCCAATGTGTTCAGCTAGTGTTGGTGGTGAAGAGTGTGGCAGTAAAGTAATAACAGATAATGGAAAGATGCCTCAATGTGATTATCAGAGGCCAGTGCAacatcttcaagctgttgctgaTCCATCGGAGTACGAAAAGGGAAGTTCAGCAGCTGAACGGCCCTCTAAAAGACCTCGCACTCAGAGCAAAGATCAGATTGTATTTGTAGAAGAAGACgtggaagaggaagaacaagcaCAACACTTGAGTTTCTCTAGTAGGCCACTACTTGCCCCGCTCAGAATTCCACTATGTTCAGCTAGTGTTGGTGGCGCCCGCAAAGCTCAGCCAGTGGCAACCAGCAGTAATTTCGGTAGCTATTATGAGAGTGGTGAATTGTCTGATTCAGAGACGTTGAGGAAACGAATGGAGCAGATTGCAGCTTTGCAGGGTATCGGAGGAGGGGTCTCGATGGAATGTGCGAATACGTTGAATAACGTGTTGGATATTTACTTGAAGAGGTTGATCCGGTCTTGTGTTCACTTGGTAGGTGCAAGGTCTCCACATGATCCAAGAAAGTCCCAAACTAATAGCGGAACAGCAGAAGTTATGCACGAACAAAGACCGCGGCGTTCTATATCGAAACTTGATTTTAAAGCTGCCATGGAGCTTAATCCACAACAACTTGGCGGAAATTGGCCATTGCTGCTTGAAAAAATAAGCATGCACGCATTTGAGGATTAA